The Bradyrhizobium ottawaense genome window below encodes:
- a CDS encoding MFS transporter, whose amino-acid sequence MCIGQLGNLLPHVTLSANLAQHLMPAWGLSAAEGGLMASGYAFGYMLAVPVLTTLTDRIDARIVLLWGSIVSGLATMAFGIFAQGFWSGTLIWSLAGLGFAGAYMPGLKALTDRLPAGDTSRAVTLYTSSFSVGVGLSFLVAQVLADRWGWRTAFYVTGVGPIAMVVACLLIEGRRPVPKTGRLLNFAPVFANREALGYILGYGAHCFELYGIRTWLVGFWTFVVAHQGGPSWMTPVLMSFCFAVISMPASILGNEAALKFGRHRAITVVMIASASVALVIGLNATAPAWVLALLLMLYGLTVPADSGALTAGMSAAAIAEHRGATLALHSTVGFGLSAAGAWGTGVALDMAGGPQSANGWLLVFIVLAAGIALGPLALLWSRRDHAGKQPS is encoded by the coding sequence ATGTGTATCGGCCAGCTCGGCAATCTGCTGCCGCACGTCACGCTGTCGGCGAATTTGGCGCAGCATCTGATGCCGGCGTGGGGGCTGTCTGCCGCCGAAGGCGGGCTGATGGCGAGCGGCTATGCGTTCGGCTACATGCTGGCGGTGCCGGTGCTGACGACGCTGACCGATCGCATCGACGCGCGGATCGTGCTGCTGTGGGGCTCCATCGTTAGCGGACTTGCGACCATGGCCTTCGGCATTTTTGCCCAGGGGTTCTGGTCGGGCACACTGATCTGGTCGCTCGCAGGATTGGGCTTCGCCGGCGCCTACATGCCGGGGCTGAAGGCGCTGACGGACCGGTTGCCTGCCGGCGACACCTCGCGGGCGGTGACGCTGTACACCTCGAGCTTCTCGGTCGGCGTCGGCCTGTCGTTCCTGGTTGCGCAAGTCCTCGCCGATCGCTGGGGATGGCGGACCGCGTTCTACGTCACCGGCGTCGGCCCCATCGCGATGGTGGTTGCGTGCCTCCTGATCGAGGGCCGCCGGCCTGTCCCGAAGACGGGGCGGCTGCTGAATTTCGCGCCTGTCTTCGCCAATCGCGAGGCGCTCGGCTACATCCTCGGTTACGGCGCGCACTGCTTCGAGCTCTATGGCATTCGCACCTGGCTGGTCGGGTTCTGGACCTTCGTCGTTGCGCATCAGGGCGGGCCGTCCTGGATGACGCCCGTGCTGATGAGCTTCTGCTTCGCGGTGATCTCGATGCCCGCAAGCATCCTCGGCAACGAGGCAGCCCTGAAGTTCGGACGGCATCGCGCCATCACGGTGGTGATGATCGCGTCAGCCAGCGTCGCGCTCGTGATCGGCCTCAACGCAACGGCGCCGGCATGGGTGCTCGCGCTGCTGCTGATGCTCTACGGCCTGACGGTGCCGGCAGATTCGGGTGCGTTGACCGCAGGGATGTCGGCCGCGGCAATCGCCGAGCATCGCGGTGCAACGCTGGCCCTGCATTCCACGGTCGGCTTCGGCTTGTCAGCCGCCGGCGCATGGGGAACCGGCGTCGCACTCGACATGGCCGGCGGTCCGCAGAGCGCGAACGGCTGGCTGCTGGTGTTTATCGTTCTGGCAGCCGGAATTGCGCTGGGGCCGCTGGCGCTGCTGTGGTCGCGGCGGGACCATGCCGGCAAGCAGCCATCGTGA
- a CDS encoding bifunctional 5,10-methylenetetrahydrofolate dehydrogenase/5,10-methenyltetrahydrofolate cyclohydrolase, with the protein MSARIIDGRALAAEVRNEVAKGVAALVAGGAAVPELAVVLIGGDPASHVYVSNKVRQTEAVGMRSRRFVLAADTPERLLLDLIEQLNRDPAVSGILVQFPLPPQIDAARVVTAIRPDKDVDGFNPLNVGRTAAGMEGALVPCTPLGILRLIKSVHDNIAGLGALVVGASNVVGRPMARLLLQEMCTVSIAHVRTTDLERRCRQADILVVATGVPGLIRGHFIKPGATVIDVGITRIKSGSGTQRLVGDVAFDEAIEVAGAITPVPGGVGPMTIACLLANTLGAARMEAARSKAKEADVTSAA; encoded by the coding sequence ATGTCCGCGCGCATCATCGATGGAAGGGCGCTCGCTGCCGAGGTTCGGAATGAAGTGGCCAAAGGCGTCGCCGCCCTGGTTGCCGGCGGCGCGGCGGTCCCGGAGTTGGCCGTCGTGCTGATCGGCGGCGACCCCGCCAGCCACGTCTATGTCTCGAACAAGGTGCGGCAGACCGAAGCTGTTGGCATGCGATCACGCCGGTTCGTGCTCGCTGCGGACACGCCGGAGCGGTTGTTGCTCGACTTGATCGAGCAGTTGAACCGCGATCCCGCGGTGAGCGGGATATTGGTTCAGTTTCCGTTGCCCCCTCAGATCGATGCCGCGCGCGTCGTGACGGCTATCCGGCCCGACAAGGATGTCGATGGATTCAATCCGTTGAACGTGGGGCGGACGGCCGCCGGAATGGAAGGCGCCTTGGTTCCGTGCACGCCTCTAGGCATCCTGCGTTTGATCAAATCGGTGCACGACAACATCGCCGGCCTCGGAGCACTGGTTGTGGGAGCATCGAACGTCGTGGGCCGGCCGATGGCGCGGCTGCTGTTGCAAGAGATGTGCACGGTCTCCATCGCGCACGTTCGGACCACCGATCTGGAACGGCGCTGCAGGCAAGCCGACATCCTCGTTGTCGCAACCGGCGTTCCAGGCCTGATCCGCGGTCATTTCATCAAGCCAGGCGCAACGGTCATCGACGTCGGCATCACTCGCATCAAGTCCGGTTCAGGAACCCAGAGGCTTGTCGGCGATGTCGCTTTCGACGAGGCGATTGAGGTCGCCGGCGCGATCACGCCTGTCCCGGGCGGCGTCGGGCCGATGACCATCGCGTGTCTGCTCGCCAACACGTTGGGCGCGGCCCGAATGGAAGCCGCCCGGTCGAAGGCGAAAGAGGCGGACGTGACGTCGGCTGCCTGA
- a CDS encoding ArsR/SmtB family transcription factor: MKIADAAARLEALGNQTRLQIYRALVRAGHAGMPVGRLQDKLKIPASTLSHHIKTLVAVGLVSQVRESTTLICHANFDAMRGLVDFLASECCADEVGCKNTQTAA; the protein is encoded by the coding sequence ATGAAGATCGCCGACGCAGCAGCACGTCTGGAGGCCCTGGGCAATCAAACCCGGCTTCAAATCTACCGGGCCCTGGTCCGGGCCGGACACGCGGGCATGCCCGTTGGCCGCCTGCAGGACAAGCTGAAGATTCCGGCCTCGACGCTGTCGCATCACATCAAGACCCTGGTTGCGGTCGGGCTGGTCAGCCAGGTCAGGGAATCGACGACCCTGATCTGCCACGCAAACTTTGACGCGATGCGGGGCTTGGTGGATTTCCTGGCCTCGGAGTGCTGCGCCGACGAAGTCGGATGCAAGAATACACAAACGGCGGCCTGA
- a CDS encoding MFS transporter, with protein sequence MTTQVLDAPQQRVIDIGSLAEEGTWNASRKQVLLLCALAIVLDGLDNQILGFAIPSMIKEWSVTRSDFAPALALGFVGMTIGTPIGGVVGDWLGRKVALIASVFLFGAATFAIAVAHGVGEVGLYRFLAGLGLGGALPAATALTAEFTPRRNRSLSVMLGIVCIPIGGMIGGLIAAQLQPEYGWRMLFVVSGVLPVIVAAVLMFALPESPQYLLARGADMERVAKSVRILDQAAAASKAFIDRRDVGVERASLTALFTGGFRRTTTALWIAFFFCLLPVYVLYAWAPTLLTGKGFDVQTASFGLALFNFGGVGGCIVTGWAIGRYGTRVAILTVAGAATFGAVILASIPLSTETQPLLMALLCIEGFCLLGAQGSLYALAAHIYPTNVRSTGVGAAAGFGRAGAIVSAYIGTFALNYGATMFFAVIAFCVAITFIAVAVIDMHQAAMKAETASSGI encoded by the coding sequence GTGACGACACAGGTCCTGGACGCACCGCAGCAGCGGGTTATCGACATCGGTTCGCTCGCAGAGGAGGGGACGTGGAACGCCTCGCGAAAGCAGGTGCTCCTGCTCTGCGCTCTCGCCATCGTCCTCGACGGTCTGGACAATCAAATTCTCGGCTTCGCCATACCATCGATGATCAAGGAGTGGAGCGTCACGCGCAGCGATTTCGCTCCGGCCCTCGCGTTGGGCTTCGTGGGCATGACGATCGGCACGCCGATCGGGGGCGTCGTCGGCGACTGGCTCGGACGCAAGGTTGCCCTCATCGCATCCGTCTTCCTGTTTGGTGCGGCGACCTTTGCGATTGCGGTCGCTCATGGTGTCGGCGAGGTCGGCTTGTATCGTTTCCTGGCGGGCCTTGGACTTGGCGGTGCCCTTCCGGCGGCGACCGCGTTGACCGCAGAATTCACGCCTAGGCGGAATCGCAGTCTTTCCGTGATGCTGGGCATTGTCTGCATCCCCATCGGAGGCATGATTGGTGGCCTGATCGCCGCTCAGCTGCAGCCCGAATATGGTTGGCGCATGCTCTTCGTGGTCAGCGGCGTGTTGCCGGTGATCGTCGCAGCGGTCCTGATGTTCGCACTGCCGGAATCGCCGCAATATCTATTGGCGCGTGGCGCTGACATGGAAAGGGTGGCGAAATCCGTTCGGATCCTGGACCAGGCCGCTGCCGCTTCCAAAGCCTTCATCGACCGGCGCGACGTCGGTGTCGAACGTGCTTCGCTCACCGCATTGTTCACTGGCGGATTTCGTCGTACGACGACGGCGCTCTGGATCGCGTTCTTCTTCTGTTTGTTGCCGGTCTACGTCCTCTACGCGTGGGCTCCCACTCTTTTGACCGGCAAGGGTTTTGACGTGCAGACGGCGAGCTTCGGTCTGGCACTGTTCAACTTCGGGGGCGTCGGTGGCTGCATCGTCACCGGTTGGGCGATCGGCAGGTATGGAACGCGCGTTGCGATCCTGACTGTTGCCGGCGCAGCAACCTTCGGCGCAGTGATCCTGGCATCGATACCGCTATCGACCGAAACCCAGCCGCTGCTCATGGCTCTCTTGTGCATCGAAGGCTTCTGTCTGCTCGGCGCGCAGGGCTCTCTCTATGCGCTGGCGGCCCACATCTATCCAACCAACGTCCGGTCGACCGGTGTCGGTGCGGCCGCCGGCTTCGGCCGAGCGGGGGCCATTGTCAGCGCGTATATCGGCACATTCGCACTCAACTACGGTGCGACCATGTTCTTCGCCGTCATCGCCTTCTGCGTCGCGATTACGTTCATCGCGGTGGCGGTCATCGATATGCATCAGGCCGCGATGAAAGCCGAAACGGCGAGTTCCGGCATCTGA
- a CDS encoding phasin family protein — protein MTESQTKLPPNGTNVFAMPWLDFSKVMLPGVGRELAEQGLARAREGCEKIKAASEEMTQTLRETYSSNARCTTDYGLKVFEISNANAASALDFFVHLFGSKSATDAYTLSAAHARKAFDTASDQNRELWGLAQKLATETGEPIRKHFTRVLHPGG, from the coding sequence GTGACTGAAAGCCAAACGAAACTGCCGCCGAACGGAACGAACGTTTTCGCGATGCCATGGTTGGATTTCTCGAAGGTCATGTTGCCTGGCGTGGGGCGCGAGCTTGCCGAGCAGGGCCTCGCCCGCGCACGGGAAGGCTGCGAGAAGATCAAGGCCGCATCGGAAGAGATGACGCAGACGCTGCGTGAGACCTATTCGAGCAATGCGAGATGCACGACCGACTACGGGCTCAAGGTGTTCGAAATCTCAAACGCCAATGCCGCTTCTGCGCTCGATTTCTTCGTCCATCTGTTCGGCAGCAAGTCCGCGACCGATGCCTATACATTGTCGGCGGCGCACGCGCGCAAGGCTTTCGACACCGCCTCTGACCAGAACAGGGAGTTGTGGGGGCTTGCCCAGAAGCTCGCGACGGAAACGGGTGAGCCGATCAGGAAGCACTTCACCAGGGTCCTCCACCCAGGCGGCTAA
- the purU gene encoding formyltetrahydrofolate deformylase: protein MQPELAGSSQYILTLSCRDVPGIVADVSRCLFENGGNIIEAAQVDEIMSERFFMRVGVTLSEGGAQKARAGLEVIARRFGMEWKLRSQAERKRVLLFVSKFDHCLGDLLYRHRLGELQMDVVGIVSNHPRSALAVSLVGDIPFHHLPVTKETKMEQEAQIKALVAMTNADLVVLARYMQILSDDLSRHLHGRCINIHHSFLPGFKGAKPYHQAHARGVKLIGATAHFATSDLDEGPIIEQDVERVSHRDTPDDLVRKGRDIERRVLSRAVHLFLEDRVIINGDRTIVFSN, encoded by the coding sequence ATGCAGCCTGAACTTGCTGGAAGCTCTCAATACATCCTGACCCTGTCGTGCCGCGATGTGCCGGGGATTGTCGCCGACGTTTCGCGCTGTCTGTTCGAGAACGGCGGCAACATCATCGAGGCGGCGCAGGTCGACGAGATCATGAGCGAACGCTTCTTCATGAGGGTCGGTGTCACACTGTCGGAAGGGGGCGCGCAGAAGGCGCGAGCAGGCCTTGAGGTCATTGCCCGGAGGTTCGGCATGGAGTGGAAGCTCCGATCCCAGGCCGAACGCAAGCGCGTGCTCCTGTTCGTCTCCAAATTCGATCACTGCCTGGGCGATCTCCTCTATCGCCACAGGCTCGGCGAACTTCAGATGGACGTCGTCGGAATCGTTTCCAACCATCCGCGTTCGGCCCTTGCCGTCAGTCTCGTCGGCGACATCCCTTTCCATCACCTTCCGGTTACGAAGGAAACCAAGATGGAGCAGGAAGCGCAGATCAAGGCGCTTGTCGCGATGACGAATGCCGATCTCGTCGTTCTCGCGCGTTACATGCAGATCCTCTCGGATGATCTCTCGCGCCATCTCCATGGCCGTTGCATCAACATCCACCATAGCTTCCTGCCGGGGTTCAAGGGCGCAAAACCCTATCACCAGGCGCACGCGCGCGGCGTGAAGCTGATCGGAGCGACCGCGCATTTCGCGACGAGCGATCTGGACGAGGGGCCGATCATCGAACAGGACGTCGAACGGGTCAGCCACCGCGATACGCCGGACGATCTGGTCCGGAAGGGGCGCGACATCGAACGGCGTGTCCTTTCGCGCGCGGTCCATCTCTTCCTCGAGGACCGCGTCATCATCAACGGCGATCGAACGATCGTCTTCTCTAATTGA
- a CDS encoding Crp/Fnr family transcriptional regulator, translated as MTHPSGIGNRLLAALPVADFGLLASELEMVALDRDAVISRAGDQTEHVLFPHSGAISVMIDMANGQTVASVAIGREGAVGTLSVLGPSPAAVTAVVRAAGTASRIPVSRFHAAFSRSPAIRHAVQLHFKAMLIQLQIGGACNALHPVQARMARWLLHLHDRVDHDVLPLTQETLSQILGVRRTTVTLLMRNLRASGAIRSERRGEIEIDPSRLAAAACECRDTMRLEVDDIFSIDPA; from the coding sequence GTGACGCATCCCAGCGGAATTGGTAACCGACTTCTCGCAGCCCTACCGGTGGCAGATTTCGGTCTGCTTGCATCCGAGCTGGAGATGGTCGCGCTCGATCGGGACGCGGTCATCTCGCGGGCGGGTGACCAGACCGAGCACGTCCTCTTCCCTCATAGTGGGGCCATTTCGGTGATGATCGACATGGCGAACGGGCAGACGGTCGCCAGCGTTGCGATAGGGCGCGAGGGAGCAGTAGGCACCCTTTCCGTTCTGGGGCCGTCCCCTGCGGCCGTTACCGCCGTCGTTCGTGCAGCCGGCACCGCCTCGCGGATCCCCGTATCGCGATTCCACGCGGCTTTTAGCCGTAGCCCCGCGATCCGCCACGCTGTCCAGCTTCACTTCAAGGCGATGCTGATACAGCTACAAATCGGCGGAGCCTGCAATGCGCTGCATCCGGTCCAAGCCCGCATGGCACGCTGGCTGCTCCATCTTCACGACCGCGTCGACCACGACGTCCTCCCGCTCACGCAGGAGACGCTTTCGCAAATACTGGGTGTGCGACGGACGACGGTGACGCTCCTGATGCGCAATCTGCGTGCTTCCGGAGCGATCAGATCTGAACGGCGAGGCGAAATCGAGATCGACCCATCGCGGCTCGCAGCGGCGGCGTGCGAATGCCGCGACACCATGCGTCTCGAAGTCGACGATATCTTTTCTATCGATCCAGCCTGA
- a CDS encoding NAD(P)-binding domain-containing protein → MNAKTVAIIGAGPVGLAAAAHVLERGMSPIVLEAGPEAAHAVRQWQHVQLFSPWEYNVDKAAARLLAPTGWNSPDPHAYPTGGELIDRYLTPLATRTPLREAIRTSSRVTAISRAGFDKAKTKGREQAPFEIRYQNGKGPEVLRADAVIDVSGTWFSPNPAGSNGLPAIGERERAGRIAYGMPDVQGTERARYAGKTVAVLGAGHSALGTLIDLVRLAGEVSGTQAIWLLRGTDPAKAFGGGSNDKLAARGELGSTFAALVAAGKIRVETGFGVTHLSDSEGRLRISAGSCCGAQSVVADELIVSTGFRPDLSFLSELRLRLDPAIEAPAALAPLIDPNEHSCGTVRPHGARELAHDEPGFYLAGMKSYGRAPTFLMMTGYEQVRSIVADIAGDKAAAARVELVLPETGVCTRGGVETAGAGCCGGPAKEEPSACCADDETAKKAGRAGCGCS, encoded by the coding sequence ATGAACGCCAAGACGGTTGCCATCATCGGAGCCGGGCCTGTTGGTCTCGCTGCAGCTGCGCATGTGCTCGAGCGCGGTATGTCCCCGATCGTGCTCGAGGCCGGGCCCGAAGCCGCCCACGCGGTCCGTCAGTGGCAGCATGTCCAGCTGTTCTCGCCGTGGGAATACAATGTCGACAAGGCGGCGGCGCGGCTGCTCGCGCCGACGGGGTGGAATTCACCGGACCCTCACGCCTATCCGACCGGCGGCGAGCTGATCGACCGATATCTCACCCCGCTCGCAACGCGCACGCCGCTGCGTGAGGCGATCCGGACGTCGAGCCGGGTCACGGCGATCAGCCGCGCCGGCTTCGACAAGGCGAAGACGAAGGGCAGGGAGCAGGCGCCGTTCGAAATTCGCTATCAGAATGGCAAAGGCCCCGAGGTGCTTCGCGCCGATGCCGTCATCGACGTGTCAGGCACGTGGTTCTCTCCCAACCCCGCCGGCAGCAACGGTTTGCCCGCGATCGGCGAACGCGAACGCGCCGGCCGCATCGCCTATGGCATGCCGGATGTGCAGGGCACTGAGCGCGCCAGATATGCCGGCAAGACCGTTGCCGTGCTCGGTGCCGGCCATTCCGCTTTGGGCACTCTGATCGATCTCGTGCGGCTCGCGGGCGAGGTATCAGGCACGCAAGCGATATGGCTGTTGCGTGGCACCGATCCCGCAAAGGCGTTCGGGGGCGGCAGCAATGACAAGCTTGCCGCGCGCGGCGAGCTGGGCTCCACCTTCGCCGCGCTCGTCGCTGCCGGAAAGATCAGGGTCGAAACAGGCTTCGGCGTCACGCATCTGTCGGACTCCGAAGGCCGTCTCAGGATTTCGGCAGGCAGCTGCTGCGGTGCGCAGAGTGTGGTGGCGGACGAACTGATTGTCTCTACCGGCTTCCGTCCCGATCTTTCGTTCCTGTCCGAGCTGCGGCTGCGGCTCGATCCGGCGATCGAGGCTCCGGCCGCGCTCGCGCCTCTGATCGATCCCAACGAGCATAGCTGCGGCACGGTTCGGCCGCACGGGGCGCGCGAGCTCGCGCATGACGAGCCGGGCTTCTATCTCGCCGGCATGAAGTCCTACGGCCGTGCGCCGACCTTCCTGATGATGACCGGATACGAGCAGGTCCGCTCGATCGTCGCCGACATCGCCGGCGACAAGGCGGCTGCGGCACGGGTCGAGCTCGTGCTGCCGGAGACCGGCGTCTGCACGCGCGGCGGTGTCGAGACGGCGGGAGCGGGATGCTGCGGCGGGCCGGCGAAGGAGGAGCCGTCAGCCTGCTGTGCTGACGATGAAACCGCCAAGAAGGCAGGTCGCGCGGGGTGCGGCTGCTCATGA
- a CDS encoding MFS transporter yields MTQVPADRVAGPLAIVVALGTAQTIAWASSYYLPAILAAPIARDLGLAPTYVFGALSGALVVSGLLGPRVGHAIDTFGGRGLLAVSNLVFVAGLLLLSVAHGIAVLVAAWVLLGIGMGMGLYEAAFATLARIYGSNARRTITGITLIAGFASTLGWPLTTWLASEYDWRVACQVWAAIHLCLALPLNLSLPRAVPLDQQPRSDPGASQRSGRQSETFAMVLLAYMFAAASFVSSGVSAILPTMLVAFGATPAQALLAGALVGPAQVGARLLEAGWLGRFHPLLSARLAMLMNPIGVVALVAGGPFLASTFTVLYGAGNGIITIARGTLPLALFGPAGFGRRVGMISLPSRATGALAPLALGLMVEHFGSSALWISALASISAFFALLLLRADQTR; encoded by the coding sequence ATGACGCAGGTCCCGGCGGACCGGGTGGCCGGTCCGCTCGCCATTGTCGTCGCACTCGGAACCGCGCAGACCATTGCGTGGGCGTCGAGCTACTATCTCCCTGCCATCCTGGCCGCGCCGATTGCGCGCGATCTCGGTCTTGCGCCGACCTATGTGTTCGGCGCGCTGTCGGGAGCGCTCGTCGTCTCCGGCCTGCTCGGGCCGCGCGTGGGGCATGCCATCGATACGTTCGGAGGGCGCGGTCTGCTTGCCGTTTCGAACCTCGTCTTCGTGGCAGGCTTGCTCCTCCTGTCTGTGGCTCATGGCATTGCGGTGCTGGTTGCGGCCTGGGTGTTGCTCGGGATCGGCATGGGCATGGGCCTTTACGAAGCGGCCTTCGCGACGCTTGCGCGCATCTACGGCAGCAACGCGCGGCGAACCATCACCGGCATCACCCTGATCGCGGGTTTCGCCAGCACGCTTGGCTGGCCCCTCACGACGTGGCTGGCCTCCGAGTATGACTGGCGCGTCGCCTGCCAGGTGTGGGCGGCGATCCATCTCTGCCTGGCGTTGCCGCTCAATCTGTCGCTGCCGCGCGCCGTTCCATTGGACCAGCAGCCGCGATCGGATCCTGGCGCGAGCCAAAGATCCGGACGGCAGAGCGAGACGTTCGCGATGGTGCTGCTGGCTTACATGTTCGCGGCGGCAAGCTTCGTCAGCTCGGGTGTCTCGGCCATTCTGCCGACCATGCTGGTCGCGTTCGGCGCGACGCCGGCGCAGGCCTTGCTCGCAGGAGCCCTGGTCGGGCCCGCGCAGGTCGGTGCCCGCCTGCTGGAAGCAGGATGGCTCGGCCGGTTTCATCCGCTGTTGTCGGCGCGGCTCGCCATGCTCATGAATCCGATCGGGGTTGTTGCATTGGTCGCGGGCGGCCCCTTCCTCGCATCGACTTTCACGGTGCTCTATGGCGCGGGCAACGGCATCATCACCATTGCCCGCGGTACGCTTCCCCTGGCGTTGTTCGGGCCGGCGGGCTTTGGCAGACGGGTCGGCATGATCTCGTTGCCGTCGCGGGCCACCGGCGCGCTCGCGCCACTCGCACTCGGGCTGATGGTGGAGCATTTTGGCAGCAGCGCGCTATGGATCAGCGCGCTGGCTTCTATCTCCGCGTTTTTTGCGCTTCTGTTGCTGCGTGCAGACCAGACGAGATAG
- a CDS encoding LysR family transcriptional regulator: MDIRRLDLNLLLLLDGLFRTQNLSALSRELGMSQPMASTGLRKLRDFFGDPLFLSTGRGMRPTPFAESIAEAVRTVLSTVDQQILRKPRFVPEESDRVFTVTTSDIGVLIFIPPILQRIRSMAPGASLRCLPTSHEDLEDALESGEIDLAIGYFPDLVGPNIVTEDLFDHPFTSIVRKDHPTIGDTLSLEQFLAADHIVVNQQGRSQEIFERRVRELKLQRRVVLHLPHFMSVPQLIATSDMISTVPFSLGAWYANAGLKLLPPPVSIPLIELKQHWHRRMDNEPAVRWLQTIVAEELRDRDPALAMSADYAKSRAKAAAPVAGRSATTIASRRR, encoded by the coding sequence ATGGATATCAGACGGCTCGACCTGAACCTTCTTCTGCTGCTCGACGGGCTCTTCCGCACCCAGAACCTGTCGGCGCTCTCCCGTGAGCTCGGAATGAGCCAGCCGATGGCCAGCACCGGTCTGCGAAAGCTGCGGGATTTCTTTGGCGATCCCCTGTTTCTCTCGACCGGGCGCGGCATGCGGCCAACGCCCTTCGCGGAATCAATCGCGGAGGCCGTGCGGACAGTGCTCTCCACCGTCGATCAGCAGATACTCCGCAAGCCGCGTTTCGTGCCGGAAGAGAGCGACCGCGTGTTCACGGTCACAACCTCGGATATTGGCGTCCTGATTTTCATCCCGCCGATCCTCCAACGCATTCGCAGCATGGCTCCCGGAGCGAGCTTGCGGTGCCTGCCGACGTCGCACGAGGATCTGGAAGACGCGCTCGAAAGCGGCGAGATCGATCTGGCGATAGGCTATTTTCCGGACCTCGTCGGTCCGAACATCGTGACAGAGGATCTGTTCGATCATCCCTTCACCAGCATCGTCCGAAAGGATCATCCAACGATCGGCGACACCCTCTCGCTCGAACAGTTTCTCGCCGCGGACCATATCGTCGTAAACCAGCAGGGGCGCAGTCAGGAGATCTTCGAAAGGCGCGTTCGCGAGCTCAAGCTGCAACGCCGCGTCGTGCTGCACCTGCCGCATTTCATGAGCGTGCCGCAATTGATTGCGACGAGCGACATGATCTCCACCGTGCCGTTCTCGCTCGGGGCCTGGTACGCGAACGCCGGGCTGAAGCTGCTGCCCCCGCCGGTCTCGATACCTCTCATCGAGCTGAAGCAGCACTGGCACCGGCGGATGGACAACGAACCCGCCGTGCGATGGCTTCAAACAATCGTGGCCGAGGAGCTCCGGGACCGCGACCCCGCGCTGGCGATGTCGGCCGATTATGCCAAGTCGCGCGCCAAAGCCGCGGCACCCGTCGCCGGGCGGTCTGCGACAACGATCGCCTCACGGCGGCGGTAA
- a CDS encoding glycine cleavage system protein T, producing MLTPKGMRKTPEGYFTSRWGLPEYTDWIDESMSWKETCAIGDWSFLWERRFKGSDALKLFSDTSVNSFQKFDIRQSKHVVHTTKQGKVIAEGILTRLSEDEFMLFGRGTFWVDYIRRHGDYRVTSAADDWFNFQVQGPTSLALLEKVAKQSLRDVKFMHSGEIEIAGCKMLALRQGMSGEIGFELQGPMGQAAAVYDAIVAAGQEFGLRRIGGRAIFINHLEACFPTIVTDYMPAIFDEDMKEYQDEFRAAMPGFASTFNIAGSFQSDDVRDWYRSPVELGWAKNIKFDHEFIGRAALEDEVAHPKRVIRTLVWNGDDVADVHASLFQKEHDPYQYMEMPRDQRGFMYADRVLSGGKDVGVTTSRGYSYFFREMLSLCTIDVDHSEIGNEVVVVWGEPGRRQKQIRAKVAPAPYKKDNRRADLSKV from the coding sequence ATGTTGACCCCCAAGGGCATGCGCAAGACACCCGAAGGCTATTTCACCTCGCGTTGGGGCCTTCCCGAATACACGGACTGGATCGACGAGAGCATGTCGTGGAAGGAGACCTGCGCGATCGGCGACTGGTCGTTCCTCTGGGAGCGGCGCTTCAAGGGATCCGACGCCCTGAAGCTTTTCTCGGATACTTCCGTCAACAGCTTCCAGAAGTTCGACATCCGTCAGTCCAAGCACGTCGTTCATACGACAAAGCAGGGAAAAGTCATCGCCGAGGGCATCCTGACGCGGTTGTCCGAAGACGAGTTCATGTTGTTCGGTCGCGGCACATTCTGGGTCGACTACATCCGCCGGCACGGCGACTACAGGGTGACGTCCGCGGCCGATGACTGGTTCAATTTTCAAGTCCAGGGGCCGACGTCGCTCGCGCTTCTTGAAAAAGTCGCGAAGCAGTCGCTGCGAGACGTCAAGTTCATGCATTCGGGCGAGATCGAGATTGCCGGTTGCAAGATGCTCGCGCTGCGACAGGGCATGTCTGGCGAGATCGGCTTCGAGCTTCAGGGGCCTATGGGGCAGGCGGCGGCCGTCTACGACGCCATCGTCGCTGCCGGCCAGGAGTTCGGCCTGCGCCGGATAGGCGGCCGCGCGATCTTCATCAACCATCTCGAGGCCTGCTTCCCGACGATCGTCACCGACTACATGCCCGCGATCTTCGACGAGGACATGAAGGAGTATCAGGATGAGTTCCGCGCAGCGATGCCGGGGTTCGCGTCGACCTTCAACATCGCAGGCAGCTTCCAGTCGGACGACGTCCGTGACTGGTACCGGAGCCCGGTCGAGCTGGGCTGGGCCAAGAACATCAAGTTCGATCATGAGTTCATCGGACGCGCGGCGCTCGAGGACGAAGTTGCCCATCCAAAGCGCGTGATCCGCACGCTCGTCTGGAACGGAGACGACGTGGCCGACGTTCACGCCTCCCTCTTTCAGAAGGAGCATGACCCGTACCAGTACATGGAGATGCCTCGCGACCAGCGCGGCTTCATGTACGCCGACCGCGTGCTGAGTGGCGGAAAGGACGTCGGCGTGACGACGTCGCGGGGATATAGCTACTTCTTCCGCGAAATGTTGTCGCTCTGCACCATCGACGTCGATCATTCCGAGATTGGCAATGAGGTCGTCGTGGTCTGGGGCGAGCCCGGACGTCGGCAAAAGCAGATCCGCGCGAAGGTGGCGCCGGCGCCCTACAAGAAGGACAACCGTCGCGCTGATCTCTCCAAGGTCTGA